AGCATGTCCAAAAAGGAACGTTTGTTGCTGCGGTGGGCGCAGACAGTCACAACAAGCAGGAGATCCAACCCGAACTTCTTGCGTCAAGCAAAGTCGTGACCGATATCCTGGATCAGTGCGCGCGCATTGGCGATCTACATCATGCCATTCAGGCACAGCTTATGACGCATACAGATGTGTATGCACAACTTCATGAAATCATCAATGGAAACAAACAGGCTCGAAACTCGGAGGAGGAAATCGTGATTTTTGATTCTACAGGGACTGCGATTCAGGATGTCGCTTCAGCAGCGGTTGTCTATCAGCGCGCCGTTGAGCGCGGAATTGGAAACTTCATCGACTTGATTCAATCATGACTGAAGGAATTAGCCTTTACACAAGAAAAGTTCGAAAAGAATTCGAAGCGATGCTGAAGAAGCTTGTGGAAATTCCATCTGTAAGCGCTGATCCGGCAAGGAAGACGGATATACAACGAACGGCGGATGTTGCAGAAAAATTGTTGCTCTCCGAAGGCGCGGACGCGCAGCAGATCCAAACAAAAGGGAATCCGGTAGTTGTCGGACTCTTCGCAATGCCGGGTGCCAGAAGCGCCGTCACGATTTATAACCACCTGGACGTTCAACCGGCTGATGAGCCGGAATGGAAGCGGGATCCTTTTATATTCAAGAAACAAGGCGACAAGTATTTCGGCCGAGGTAGCACCGATGACAAAGGGCCGGCGCTCACTGCCCTTCTTGCTGCGCGTTATGCGAAACAGAACCGAATTCCAATCAATATTCAATTTGTCTGGGAACTCGAAGAAGAGATTGGATCTCCTCACTTTGAAGAGTTTCTGAAGAAGCAGAAGGATGAGTTAAAAACCGACTCCGTCGTTGTGATCGATTCCGTTTGGGTTTCCGCAAAGAGGCCGTGCATTTTTTACGCATTGCGTGGCAATATCACCGGCTCGATGATTCTGGAAACCGCTGGTCACGCGGTTCATTCAGGCGTTACCGGTGGCGTTGCCCGGAATCCCCTTTTCGAACTTTGCAAAGTTGCCGCTCAGTGTTATGACGCGGATTCCAGCAAGATTCTCATCCCCGGTTTCTATGAAGGCATTGTCGAACCGACTCCAGCAGAGCTTTCCAATTTTCGAAAGTCCGGTTTCCGGTTGAAAGAATGGGCGAAAAGTTACGGGTTGAAGAAGATTCAGGTCAAAGATCGCGACGAAGCGTTCAAAAGAATCTGGTGCCGCCCGACATTTGAAGTGGTTGGAATTACAGGTGGATACACCGGTCCAGGAGTCAAGACAGCAATTCCGGGACGAGCTGAACTGAAATTCAGTTGCCGGCTTGCACCCAATCAGAATCCGAAACAAATCTGCAAGCAACTCAAAGCGCATATCCGGAAAATAAATCCGGACGTGAGAGTACACTTTCATTCCGCGCTTCGTCCTTATCTTGGAGCTTTTTCCGGCAGCTATGCTCAAGTGGCGTCCGACGCTTTTCTGCATGGCTTTTCGCGGCGGCCCGCATTTGCGCGCGCCGGCGGCTCGGATGGGGCAATCATTCTGTTGCAAGAATATCTAAAAGCCCCGATCACTCTCATGGGGCTATCCTTACCCGAGCACGGGTATCACGCACCTAATGAATACTTTGATTGGGGGCAGGCTGCCGGCGGCATCAAAACGTTAGTGAAGTATTTTGAGCTGGCGGCTAAGCTCTAGGATTTCGCAGGCGAGACGCCCGCGCTACTCAGGATTTCGGAGGCGAGACGCCCGCGCTACTCAGGATTTCGCAGGCGAGACGCCCGAGCTACTCAGGATTTCTCAGGCGAGACGCCCGCGCTACTCAGTTTGAAGAGGTCCAGCTCTCTTTTTCCAGGATCCACTTACCATCGAGTTTCACCATTCTGACCGACCCGCTAGTTTTGTTATTGGAAACGGGATCCTTCCCTTCCACGGTCAAGATTGCGCGATCCCCTTGCAATAAACCCTTCACAATTTTCACTTCGGTTGCGCGCATCATTTTCATCAACCCGAGCATGTTGGCTGCCTGAGGATCATCCAGTTTCTTGGCCTGTTCAGGCACTATGTATTTTTTGAGCTCCTGGGGGTTTCCGGATTGAATTGCTTTTTCATACTCGCGAAAGGCTTTGCCGGGCTCTCCACCATCCGGAGGCAACGGTGTACCCGAGGTCTCATCCAATGCAGGTGCTATCTTGTCTTTCACGTCTGTATCAAATTCCACATCGAATGTGTATTTGCGTCCAAAGCTTTCATCCGGTTCGGCCAAATAGACCTTTCCAGCGACACGGGACAGATCAAACTTCGTGGGTTCGAAATTGCAAACAGAGTTCCCCGATCGCTGCACGGTACCGAGAACGATCAATCCTGTAGCCTGTTTTTCATCATCCAGGCGAACAAGAATCCCGTGAAGTTTTCCGGACTCAGCGAGTGTATCCAGGTTGTACAGATCAAAATCACTCTCCGCCACCGGCTGATCCGTCAGTAAAACAAGAATATCTTTCTTGCTTTTTTCAAATGGACTTTCATCAGTTCTGGCTTGAACTGAATTAATTGCATAGGTTTTACCATCCAGAACAAAGTTTCCTTTTGCGGTTCCGCCGAATACAGACACTGCTGCCAGAAGAAAACACAGGAAAGCGACTGTACGTAACATCGAAGCCTCCGTAAACTGACTTTTTATTATAATTGCCGATTCGTTGTTGTCATTCTGCCAAGCCTGATTATAATGTTGCACGGGGAGAAGGACTAGGGAGAACCATCTATGAGATATTTCGTGCTGGGGTTGTTCCTGATTGTCACAACAGTATCATCGGGACATGCCGAAGAAGCGGCTTCTACGGCGCATGGCCCGGATTTTGTAAACAGCTTATTTGTTTTCATGCTTGCCACTTTTATCGGGCTGGGTGTAATCACGCGTGTTTCCCGGCTTCTTCATACTCCGTTAATGTCCTTGACGAACGCAATCTCCGCGATCGCGGTTGTCGGTTCCATTGTGATAACGGGTGGCGATCATCCATTGT
This genomic stretch from bacterium harbors:
- a CDS encoding M20/M25/M40 family metallo-hydrolase, translating into MTEGISLYTRKVRKEFEAMLKKLVEIPSVSADPARKTDIQRTADVAEKLLLSEGADAQQIQTKGNPVVVGLFAMPGARSAVTIYNHLDVQPADEPEWKRDPFIFKKQGDKYFGRGSTDDKGPALTALLAARYAKQNRIPINIQFVWELEEEIGSPHFEEFLKKQKDELKTDSVVVIDSVWVSAKRPCIFYALRGNITGSMILETAGHAVHSGVTGGVARNPLFELCKVAAQCYDADSSKILIPGFYEGIVEPTPAELSNFRKSGFRLKEWAKSYGLKKIQVKDRDEAFKRIWCRPTFEVVGITGGYTGPGVKTAIPGRAELKFSCRLAPNQNPKQICKQLKAHIRKINPDVRVHFHSALRPYLGAFSGSYAQVASDAFLHGFSRRPAFARAGGSDGAIILLQEYLKAPITLMGLSLPEHGYHAPNEYFDWGQAAGGIKTLVKYFELAAKL
- a CDS encoding DUF4878 domain-containing protein, producing the protein MLRTVAFLCFLLAAVSVFGGTAKGNFVLDGKTYAINSVQARTDESPFEKSKKDILVLLTDQPVAESDFDLYNLDTLAESGKLHGILVRLDDEKQATGLIVLGTVQRSGNSVCNFEPTKFDLSRVAGKVYLAEPDESFGRKYTFDVEFDTDVKDKIAPALDETSGTPLPPDGGEPGKAFREYEKAIQSGNPQELKKYIVPEQAKKLDDPQAANMLGLMKMMRATEVKIVKGLLQGDRAILTVEGKDPVSNNKTSGSVRMVKLDGKWILEKESWTSSN
- a CDS encoding NAD(P) transhydrogenase subunit alpha; translation: MLATFIGLGVITRVSRLLHTPLMSLTNAISAIAVVGSIVITGGDHPLFITLLGAIALFASMTNIVSGFLITDRMLKMFKKQEQNKS